TTCTACAACTACCGTGATACTGGCTGCAAGTAATCCAAGAAAAACGCCAATTTTCCCACCGTTAAAATAAAGAATCGATAATGGAAACTGGATGACCGTTTTCCAATCGGTTACAATGACTGACAACTTCCATACAATAACAAAATTAAAAATCGCGTCCGCCAATAACAAGGAAGGTTGTTTGCCATATTTTAATCTTACAGCGCCATATGCAATAAAAAAGGCCAGTACAGTGGCAATCCATGTAGAAGGGACAGACATATTCCCAATTAGGAAATACTTTGTAACAATCATCTCATAAAGCACCTCCAAGTTTGGGCTCAATATGTATTGTAATGAATTCGATGAGCGGCTTCTAGATTTCTGCTTGTATCTATATATGACAGATACATTTTTTAAGCTTTCTTGGAAACACTAAAAACGGAAGGGATTGAACTACTCATTTTTCGTCAAATATAAAAGCCCGCCATAAGGCGAGCTTTTATATTTATTAGAATGGCACGATGCCCACTGGGTTTATTGAGTTAGTTGGGCTATGTCGATAAGTTCCTTTATGCAATTCAAAATGTAAATGTGGTCCTGTTGATGCACCTGTACTACCCATCTTTCCAATTAATTGGCCTTTATTTACAGCTTGTCCAACACTGACATTCATACTAGACAAATGTGCATATACTGTCGTATAAGTTTGCCCATTAATATGATGAGTAATCATAATGTGATTCCCATAAGAAGGATGCGAAGCTGCACGGAAAACGACTCCGTCCGCTGCTGCTACAATATTTGTTCCAACACTATTAGCAATGTCTACCCCTTGGTGTAACCTTTTCGTTTTATGAATCGGATGTATTCGGTAACCATAAGGAGATGTGAATCGACCCTGTGCTGGTTTTGTCCAAGTCCCTGCTGATATCGCTGGGGCAGATGTCGCCGCTGATGATGATGATGATGACGAGCTTGCAGATTTAGAACTGGAACTACTTTGGTTTGCTTTAGCTTTAGCAGCTTCTTGACGTTTCTTTTCCTCTGCTGCCTTTCTTGCGGCTTCTAGTTGACGTTTTTGTTCCGCTTCAATTTCTAATTCTAGTTCTTTACTTAGCTCAATAATTTCTTCATACTCTGATTCTAAATCCACTTTTTCTGCATTTAACTTATCTTGCTCTTTCTCCAGCTCGGCAGCCAATCTATCTTGTTCTGCTTTTTGAGACTGAAGGGATGCTTTCAACTCTTCTAGTTCACTTTTATTAGACTGTAATTCTTCAAGCTTTTGTTCAACAAGCTTTTTCTCTTCTTCTAATTGTTTCTGATCCTCAGCTTGTTCTTTCATAATTGTGCGATCAGCATCCATTAATGTAGCAACAGTAGAGACACGGTCAATAAAATCTGTGAAGCTATTCGCGCCAAGTAATACGTCCAAATAGTTTACAGAACCACCATTCACTTGCATCGCACGGACACGTTCGCGCAATACTTCATCACGCTCTTCTATTTTCTTTTCTAAATCCTCAATAGAAGCTTTTAACGCTTCAATTTCTTCAGTAGTTTGTGTAATTTCATTTTCAAGTTTTGTAATTTTTTCATTTGTTTCTTTTACTTCTGCATCTAATTTTGCAATTTTCGCTAGAATTGATTCGATTTTTGATTGGTTCGTATTAATTTCACTTTTTTTCGTTTGAATATCTTGATTAATCGAATTCTTTTTTAACTCAATGGCATTTTTTTCATCTTTCATCTCTTTCAATGAATCCGCTAAAACTTGTGGATTTCCTATCCCTGAAGACAGCACAAGAATCGCTATCAGGATAGATAGCATCCATTTTTGCATTCTCAATGTAGATTTTCCCCTCTCAGCTATCTCTTTTTATCTATTAGACTTTCAAAAACTTTCTGACTGACATAAAACTACCCCAAACACCGATAAAAATCCCGGTGAAAAGAAGTAACCCGTTTAATTGATAGATAAACGGTGTTTTAGAAAGCGGTTGGAATAATTCACCTTCTAATTTTGGTTGGATATAATCATAAAGGTTAAAGTAGGCGACAGTAAGTAGAATCATCGGTAACAAAGCCCCGAGTATTCCGAGCCATATCCCTTCTAATACAAACGGGATACGAACAAAATTATTTGTTGCGCCTACAAGTTTCATTATCTCAATTTCATTTCTACGTGCTACGATTGTCACGCGAATTGTGTTGGAAATTAAGAACATCGCCGTAAACAATAAAGCAACAATCAGTACAATACCAATATTTCGGCCTGTATTTAAGATGTTAAATAGTTTTTCAACTTTACCTTCACCATAAATCACTTCAAATGCGTACTCATATGTACCAATCTCTTTTGCAACTTTTACAGTTTCTTGCGGGTCTATCGCTCTAACATAAAAAACATGTCGAAGCGGGTTACTTTGTTTATATAAACCCAGTTCTTCACCGTAACCTTTAATCATGATTTCAAGTTCTTCTTCGTTGGAAGAAAACCTAATATCGGTGAGACTTGGATTTGCTTTCAATTTTTCTTCAAGTTTTGCGATTGCTTCCTCATCTGCCGCTAAATCGACAATGATTTTGATTTCGACATCTTCTTCTAAGTTATTCGCAATTTTATTTAAATTCATCATTAAAACAAGGAATACACCAACTAGTAGTAATGTAACGGTTACAGCACTAATCGATGCAAATGTCATCCATCGATTACGACCAACACTTTTAAAACTTTCCCGTAAATGTCTTTTAATTGTTCTACCTTTCATAGCCGTAATCACCTCCAATTTCATCTCTGGTGATTATACCGCCTTCAATTGCAACAACCCGATGTCTCATCGTATTGACAATTTCTTTATTATGGGTTGCCATAATTATGGTCGTTCCACGGGCATTAATTTTCTCTAGTACGTCCATGATTTCCCAAGACGTCTCTGGATCTAAGTTTCCGGTCGGTTCATCAGCAATTACAATTTCCGGCTGGTTGACAATAGACCTAGCAATGGAAACCCGTTGTTGTTCTCCACCTGATAACTCGTTTGGAAACATTCTTGCTTTTTGGGTTAGCCCAACAAGTGCTAAAACCTCGTTCACTTTTTTTCGAATATTTGTAGGTGATTCTTCAATCACTTCTAGTGCAAACGCAATATTTTCATAGACATTCAACATGGGCAACAGTTTAAAGTCTTGAAAGACCACGCCCATACGACGTCGTAATTGAGGAATTTGCTTTTGTTTTAACGTTGCAATATTTATATCACTAAAAAGAATTTCACCACTTGTTGGCGTTTCTTCTCTATACATCATTTTAATGAATGTTGATTTTCCAGCTCCACTTGGCCCAACTACATAAACGAATTCGCCTCGACCAATTTCGATATTAATTCCGTTTGAGGCAACGACACCATTCGCGTATTTTTTATATACATTTTTCATTTTTATCAAAATAAAACCACCTGAATCTATTTTTTGCCTCTATTTTTATAGCATATCGAGTATAACATGTTTTCTTGTCAAAAATTATTACAGTTATATTTCATTTATATCAAACTTCGTTGTATTATTTGACGGAATTTGTATACTTTGTATGGTTTTCCATTACTTTACTAAAACTAATTTTCTCTCGATTTTAAGGATGGAAAAAATTCCACATATTTCACGTTAATTCTCACAAAAAAACCGTTAACAGAAAAATGTCTGTTAACGGTTTTGTTCTAAGTATTATTTCTTTTCTGCTAGCCAAGCTGCAACTGCTTCAGCTTCTGCGCCTTTAGCAATTCCACCTGGCATACCGCCTTGACCATTTAGAATAATGTCAAGAATTTCTTCTTCACTATAATTTGCTCCAGCTTTATCGATTGCTGGTGCACTCGCGCCTGTTAGGTCGCCACCATGACATGAGATACATTTTTGTTGTACGACCGCTTCTGCATCAACTGCTGCAGTTTCGCCACCTGACGTTCCTGTATCCGTCTCGTTGCTCGTGTCATTTCCTCCGCCACACGCCCCGAGAACAAGTGTTGCTCCGAAAATAGCTGCTAATAACTTTTTCTTCACACTGTTCCCTCCTTCAATGAAATGTTTTAGGAATACATAGTTCCTTATAGATTAGTATACCAATAATGCATTTAATTGAACCTTTCTACGCATCGTTCAACTTTACGTAAAGCGCCGAAAATACGATACCTATAGCTTTTACAGTAATTGTTAAATCTTTTCGAACGTTTTTTATTAACTGTATTCTGTCGGACGATAGAAAATATGATTGTCATAATTGATATATACACCTTTTAATCCATTTCAAAACATGTTAATTGATTTGCGAACGTAAATAAGCATTGATGAACATATCCAATTCGCCATCCATCACAGCACCAACATTCCCTGTTTCTGCGTCCGTTCTATGGTCTTTTACCATTGAATACGGGTGGAATACGTAGGAACGAATTTGACTTCCCCACCCAATTTCTTTTTGTTCCCCACGAATTTCTCTCAAACGTGCCTCTTCTTCTTCAACTTTCAACTGATATAACTTCGATTTCAATAGATTCATCGCACGCTCACGGTTTTTAATCTGAGAACGCTCAGTTTGACACGTTACAACAGTTCCTGTCGGCTCATGGGTAATTCGAACAGCTGAATCTGTTACGTTAACGTGCTGACCACCTGCACCACTTGAACGATATGTGTCAATTTTTAGATCTTCTGTACGGATTTCAATATCGATATCGCCATCAAATTCAGGCATGACTTCACACGATACGAAAGATGTGTGACGACGACCTGATGAATCGAACGGTGAAATACGTACCAGTCGATGGACACCTTTTTCTGCCTTCAAATAACCGAATGCATTATGTCCTTTAATTGATAATGTAACTGATTTGACGCCAGCCTCATCGCCCGCTTGATAATCGATTGTTTCAACTGAAAACTTATGTTGTTCCGCCCAACGCGTGTACATACGAAGGAGCATGGACGCCCAATCTTGTGACTCTGTACCGCCTGCCCCAGAATGTAGTTCGAGTACGGCATTATGTTTGTCGAACTCCCCACTGAGCAATAAATGAAGTTCGAAGTCTTCTAACTTTTGCATAAACGCTTTAAGCTCTGCAGCAAGTTCTTCTTGTAACTCCTCATCAGATTCTTCACGTAATAACTCGAGTGTCATTTCAAGGTTTTCTTGCGTATCCGTTAATTCCGTAAAATCTCCAACAACATCTTTCAAGGAATTAGACTCGTTAATCACTTTCTGTGCCGCTTCTTGATCATCCCAAAACCCTGGTTCGGTCATGACCTCATCTAACTCTTGGATGCGCGCCTCTTTATTTTCTAAGTCAAAGAGACCCCCTAAAGTCCACTAATTTCTTAGCTGTAGTGTCAAGCTCGTTCCGTACATCTGATAATTCCATCATAAAAATTCCTCCCAAAATCGATTGCCTTCTTATTAGTTTCTGCCATGGCAATGTTTAAACTTTTTACCGCTGCCGCAAGTACATGGATCGTTTCGTCCGATATTCACTGAGCGACGAACTGGCTGACGCTTCTTTTGTTCGTTGCCTTCATCAGGATTCACTGCCTGACCTTTTGCAACTTCTTCACGTTCAAGGTTATCGCGGATTTCCGCTTTCATCGCAAAACGGGCCGCATCATTTTCAATGGCCAATACCATATCTTCGAACATTGTAAATCCTTCACTTTGATATTCACGAAGCGGATCCGTTTGACCGTATGCACGTAAATGAATCCCATGACGTAGCTGATCCATCGCATCGATATGGTCCGTCCATTTCATATCGATCGCACGAAGTACTATGACCTTTTCGAATTCGCGCATGCGTTCTTCTGTCATTTCTACTTCTTTTTCCTGATAACGTTCCGTTACGTTATCTTGAATTAATTCTTTAATTTGCTCAGGGGATTTTCCTTCAAAATCAGCTGCTGTTACTCGACCTTCAGGAAGAAGGTTTGCAGCGATGAAATCTTCAAGCCCTTTTAAGTTCCAATCAGAAGGACTTTCATTTGCCGTATGGGCTGAAACCGTTCGGTCAATGACTCCCAAAATCATCTTTTCGACAATTTCTTTTATGTTTTCGGATTCAAGTACTTCATTTCGTTCTTCATAAATGACTTCACGTTGTTGGCGTAAAACGTCATCATATTGTAGTAGACGTTTACGTGCATCAAAGTTATTCCCCTCAACGCGGCGCTGTGCCGATTCAACTGAACGAGAAACCATTTTTGACTGAATTGGCGTAGAATCATCCATCCCAAGCCTTGTCATCATAGACTTCATTTGGTCAGAACCAAATCTACGCATTAAATCATCTTCTAAGGATAAATAAAACTGTGTAACACCTGGGTCTCCTTGACGACCTGAACGACCACGTAATTGGTTGTCGATACGGCGCGATTCGTGTCTTTCTGTACCAATGACCGCTAAACCGCCAGCTTCAATAACCCCTTCGCCAAGTTTAATATCAGTACCACGACCTGCCATGTTTGTCGCAATTGTTACCGCGCCTTGTTGACCGGCATTTAAAATAATTTCGGCTTCGCGTTCATGTTGCTTAGCGTTCAAAACTTCATGCTTAACGCCAAATTTTTTCAAGTAATCCGAAATAATTTCAGACGTTTCAATTGCTACAGTACCTACAAGAACAGGCTGACCTTTTTCATGTCGTTCTTTAATGTCTTCAGCAACCGCCTTAAACTTCCCATCCATCGTCGAATAAATTAGATCCGCACGGTCATCACGGATAATTGGACGATTTGTAGGAATTTCGATAACTTGCATATTATAAATATTACGGAATTCTTCTTCCTCTGTTTTCGCTGTACCTGTCATCCCTGATAACTTTTCATACATACGGAAATAGTTCTGGAAAGTGATTGTTGCGAGTGTCATCGACTCATTCTGGACTTCTAATCCTTCCTTTGCCTCGATCGCCTGGTGCAATCCATCACTATAACGACGTCCTTTCATGAGACGTCCTGTGAAGGAGTCAACAATCACCACATCGCCGTCCTCAACAACATAATCAATGTCGATATGCATGCTTACATGTGCCTTCAATGCCTGGTTAATGCCATGTAAAAGCACCACATGGTCTAAATCGAATAAATTGTCGATTTTAAACGCTTTTTCAGCTTTCTCAACACCTTTTTCTGTTAACACAACACCTTTTGTTGATTCGTCATACGAGTAGTCTTCTTCCGCTTTTAATGTCGTCACAAACGTATTGGCCAGTCGATACAGATTTGCCGCTTTAGCCGCTTGACCAGAAATAATTAGCGGTGTTCTCGCCTCGTCAATTAAAATGGAGTCGACTTCGTCAATGACTGCAAAATACAGCGGACGTTGTACTTTATCATGGCTATACAGGACCATATTATCTCTTAAATAGTCAAAACCAAGTTCATTATTTGTACTATATGTGATGTCCGCTGCGTATGCTTCACGTTTTTCTTCTTTTGTCATACTATTCAAGTTTAAACCAACTGTTAGTCCTAGGAATTCATAAAGAACCCCCATTTCCTCAGCATCACGACTTGCTAAATATTCGTTTACAGTAATGACGTGCACACCTTTACCTGTCAACGCATTTAAATAAACTGCAAGTGTAGAAGTTAAAGTTTTACCTTCACCGGTCTTCATCTCGGCAATATTTCCTTCATGTAATGCTGCTGCACCAATCAGTTGCACACGGAATGGATACATATTTAATACACGTTGGGAAGCTTCACGAACGACCGCAAATGCTTCTACTTGAAGGTCTTCTAACGTTTCACCATTTAGGAGACGCTCTTTAAACTCTTCTGTTTTACTAGTGAGCGCTTCATCTGATAGTTGCTTCATTTCTTCAGCAAGTGCTTCTACTTGATTTGCCACTCGTTCTAATCGTTTTAACTCTCTTTTATTTGAATCGAATATTCTACTTAATACATTCAGCATTTAAGTCACATCCTATTTTAATTCACCCTTCATTTTAACACTGCAAAATGCGAGGTGCAAATGTCTCAACTGTGTAGTTTTGTGTAAATTAACATCTTTATTTTATTATCTTGTTAAATGAACTTCTTATTGCATGGTTACAATCTAATATGTAATTTGTTGATTAATGCAGCAATAAACATTATCTCGTCCCATAATACTGATTCGGTTTATATATATTTTGTCCTTAAACAAAAAAAGATTCTCCGTGTAGTCTCACACACGGAGAATCTCTTTATACAATTTATACAATTAACTCGTTTCGATTAAACCGTACTTACCATCTCTTCGTTTATAAACAATGTTTGTTTCTTCAGAGTCAGCATCCGTATATACGAAGAAATTATGACCTAGCATATTCATTTGAAGGATTGCTTCTTCTTCATCCATTGGCTTTAAATCAAAGCGCTTCGTTCGAACTACTGAGAATTCCTCATCGTTTTCTTGCTCCTGTGCTGGTTCAGTATTTTTACTGACAGATTCAAGAAATGCTGCGACGCCTTCACGTTCACGGAATTTACGATTCACTCTCGTTTTGTATTTACGGATTTGACGTTCTAGTTTATCTACAATTAGATCAACTGCCGCATACATATCGTCATGACGTTCTTCCGCTCGAAGCGTTAAGTTCTTCATAGGTATTGTAATTTCAACTTTCGTCTGTCTATCGTTATATACTTTTAAGTTTACATTAGCTGTTGCATTCGAACCATCATTAAAGTACCTCTCAAGTTTACTTACTTTGTTCTCCACATGGTCACGAATCGCTGGAGTCACCTCTATGTTCTCGCCACGGATGTTAAAGTTTAGCATATAAACTCCTCCTTTAAAATAACTCTCAATGTATACTTCTATATGTTCCCCAAAAAGTCCTTCTAAAACCTTTAAAAAATTTTTACCATTTTGTCGAAATTTAAAGAAGTATTCTTGAGATCTTTTCAAAATGAATTGGATTCACCTAGAATAAGACGTCTGATGAAAGTGAAGGACATCCTTTCATTACCTATATTATACCATAGTTTCCAATCATTTAGTGTGAAGTTTCGACAAATTTCGTGTTTTAATATTTATCCTTGTTAAAGTTGTCACAACTTTTCTATTGTATTCAAAGGTTCAATAAATCATGTTCTTTTTAGTATGCAAAAACTCACTAGAATTATGAATTCCAGCATTTTCATTTTCTACTTAGTGTGTAGGGAATTTAATTAATTTTGTTCACTTGCTGTAACAAGTCCAGGATCATCAAACTATGCATGGTTATGTATAATGCGCTTAAACATAATATAAATCCAAATGCCATAATTTTCATTTGACCATGGATTGCACCAAGAACTAAACAAAAACCCAAAGAGTCTCGTTCTCTTTGGGTAAGTAGTTATTGTTTTGTATCATAAT
This window of the Sporosarcina pasteurii genome carries:
- the cccB gene encoding cytochrome c551 — its product is MKKKLLAAIFGATLVLGACGGGNDTSNETDTGTSGGETAAVDAEAVVQQKCISCHGGDLTGASAPAIDKAGANYSEEEILDIILNGQGGMPGGIAKGAEAEAVAAWLAEKK
- the secA gene encoding preprotein translocase subunit SecA — translated: MLNVLSRIFDSNKRELKRLERVANQVEALAEEMKQLSDEALTSKTEEFKERLLNGETLEDLQVEAFAVVREASQRVLNMYPFRVQLIGAAALHEGNIAEMKTGEGKTLTSTLAVYLNALTGKGVHVITVNEYLASRDAEEMGVLYEFLGLTVGLNLNSMTKEEKREAYAADITYSTNNELGFDYLRDNMVLYSHDKVQRPLYFAVIDEVDSILIDEARTPLIISGQAAKAANLYRLANTFVTTLKAEEDYSYDESTKGVVLTEKGVEKAEKAFKIDNLFDLDHVVLLHGINQALKAHVSMHIDIDYVVEDGDVVIVDSFTGRLMKGRRYSDGLHQAIEAKEGLEVQNESMTLATITFQNYFRMYEKLSGMTGTAKTEEEEFRNIYNMQVIEIPTNRPIIRDDRADLIYSTMDGKFKAVAEDIKERHEKGQPVLVGTVAIETSEIISDYLKKFGVKHEVLNAKQHEREAEIILNAGQQGAVTIATNMAGRGTDIKLGEGVIEAGGLAVIGTERHESRRIDNQLRGRSGRQGDPGVTQFYLSLEDDLMRRFGSDQMKSMMTRLGMDDSTPIQSKMVSRSVESAQRRVEGNNFDARKRLLQYDDVLRQQREVIYEERNEVLESENIKEIVEKMILGVIDRTVSAHTANESPSDWNLKGLEDFIAANLLPEGRVTAADFEGKSPEQIKELIQDNVTERYQEKEVEMTEERMREFEKVIVLRAIDMKWTDHIDAMDQLRHGIHLRAYGQTDPLREYQSEGFTMFEDMVLAIENDAARFAMKAEIRDNLEREEVAKGQAVNPDEGNEQKKRQPVRRSVNIGRNDPCTCGSGKKFKHCHGRN
- the ftsE gene encoding cell division ATP-binding protein FtsE → MIKMKNVYKKYANGVVASNGINIEIGRGEFVYVVGPSGAGKSTFIKMMYREETPTSGEILFSDINIATLKQKQIPQLRRRMGVVFQDFKLLPMLNVYENIAFALEVIEESPTNIRKKVNEVLALVGLTQKARMFPNELSGGEQQRVSIARSIVNQPEIVIADEPTGNLDPETSWEIMDVLEKINARGTTIIMATHNKEIVNTMRHRVVAIEGGIITRDEIGGDYGYER
- a CDS encoding murein hydrolase activator EnvC; the protein is MQKWMLSILIAILVLSSGIGNPQVLADSLKEMKDEKNAIELKKNSINQDIQTKKSEINTNQSKIESILAKIAKLDAEVKETNEKITKLENEITQTTEEIEALKASIEDLEKKIEERDEVLRERVRAMQVNGGSVNYLDVLLGANSFTDFIDRVSTVATLMDADRTIMKEQAEDQKQLEEEKKLVEQKLEELQSNKSELEELKASLQSQKAEQDRLAAELEKEQDKLNAEKVDLESEYEEIIELSKELELEIEAEQKRQLEAARKAAEEKKRQEAAKAKANQSSSSSKSASSSSSSSSAATSAPAISAGTWTKPAQGRFTSPYGYRIHPIHKTKRLHQGVDIANSVGTNIVAAADGVVFRAASHPSYGNHIMITHHINGQTYTTVYAHLSSMNVSVGQAVNKGQLIGKMGSTGASTGPHLHFELHKGTYRHSPTNSINPVGIVPF
- the prfB gene encoding peptide chain release factor 2 (programmed frameshift), coding for MELSDVRNELDTTAKKLVDFRGSLDLENKEARIQELDEVMTEPGFWDDQEAAQKVINESNSLKDVVGDFTELTDTQENLEMTLELLREESDEELQEELAAELKAFMQKLEDFELHLLLSGEFDKHNAVLELHSGAGGTESQDWASMLLRMYTRWAEQHKFSVETIDYQAGDEAGVKSVTLSIKGHNAFGYLKAEKGVHRLVRISPFDSSGRRHTSFVSCEVMPEFDGDIDIEIRTEDLKIDTYRSSGAGGQHVNVTDSAVRITHEPTGTVVTCQTERSQIKNRERAMNLLKSKLYQLKVEEEEARLREIRGEQKEIGWGSQIRSYVFHPYSMVKDHRTDAETGNVGAVMDGELDMFINAYLRSQIN
- the hpf gene encoding ribosome hibernation-promoting factor, HPF/YfiA family, which encodes MLNFNIRGENIEVTPAIRDHVENKVSKLERYFNDGSNATANVNLKVYNDRQTKVEITIPMKNLTLRAEERHDDMYAAVDLIVDKLERQIRKYKTRVNRKFREREGVAAFLESVSKNTEPAQEQENDEEFSVVRTKRFDLKPMDEEEAILQMNMLGHNFFVYTDADSEETNIVYKRRDGKYGLIETS
- the ftsX gene encoding permease-like cell division protein FtsX, with product MKGRTIKRHLRESFKSVGRNRWMTFASISAVTVTLLLVGVFLVLMMNLNKIANNLEEDVEIKIIVDLAADEEAIAKLEEKLKANPSLTDIRFSSNEEELEIMIKGYGEELGLYKQSNPLRHVFYVRAIDPQETVKVAKEIGTYEYAFEVIYGEGKVEKLFNILNTGRNIGIVLIVALLFTAMFLISNTIRVTIVARRNEIEIMKLVGATNNFVRIPFVLEGIWLGILGALLPMILLTVAYFNLYDYIQPKLEGELFQPLSKTPFIYQLNGLLLFTGIFIGVWGSFMSVRKFLKV